From Drosophila yakuba strain Tai18E2 chromosome 2L, Prin_Dyak_Tai18E2_2.1, whole genome shotgun sequence, one genomic window encodes:
- the LOC6527417 gene encoding multidrug resistance-associated protein 1 isoform X12 — translation MAEDTSSPMDRFCGSTFWNATQTWWTNDPDFTPCFEQTALVWTPCAFYWVFVIFDFYYLKASLDRNIPWNKLNVTKALVNLGLLVITALDLIMALIKKGGDSELPLYDLDVWGPIIKFATFLLVFIFIPLNRKYGVQTTGCQFIFWFLLTVLSIPRCRTEVRLESERQKILDSQQPSEQDFSWEEYQFVSFFIFFTFTSIMLILNCFADGLPRQTKYQRGENEIPELSASFLSRITYQWFDKMALKGYRNPLEEKDLWDLRPQDSCSEVMPIFAHHWNQNVRKNYKNKARVEPKAQFSNGNVTFENPHGEKNGRKKGMASIMPPIYKSFGGVFLFGALMKLFTDTLTFAQPQVLSLIISFVEAKEAEPEWKGIMYSVLLFVLAAAQTFILGQYFHRMFIVGLRIRTALINAIYRKALRISNSTKKESTVGEIVNLMAVDAQRFMELTTYLNMIWSAPLQIGLALYFLWQQLGPSVLAGLAVMIILIPVNGVIASRIKTYQIRQMKYKDERVKLMNEVLSGIKVLKLYAWEPSFEKQVLDIRDKEIATLRSTAYLNAGTSFLWSCAPFLVSLVTFATYVLTSEANQLSVEKVLVSINLFDLMKLPLTILPMLSVDIAETQVSVNRINKFLNSEELDPNSVLHDSSKPHPMSIENGEFSWGDEITLRNINIEVKKSSLVALVGTVGSGKSSVVQAFLGEMEKLAGVVNTVGKLAYVPQQAWIQNATVRDNILFGQTYDRKRYNKVIDACALRADIDILSAGDLTEIGEKGINLSGGQKQRISLARAVYSDADLYLLDDPLSAVDAHVGKHIFEEVIGPKGILARKSRVLVTHGVTFLPQVDSIYVLKMGEISESGTFDQLVKNKGAFADFIIQHLQEGNEEEEELNQIKRQISSTGDVPELLGTVEKAIKLARTESLSDSISVTSADSLMGGGGSLRRRAKRQDSHDSVASAASLKKKQEVEGKLIETEKSQTGGVEFAVYKHYIKSVGIFLSVATLVLNFVFQAFQIGSNLWLTKWANDEKVANDTGLRDMYLGVYGAFGFGQGFTSFFSDLAPALGSLHAARVLHSMLLENVLRAPMTMFDTTPVGRILSRFSKDVESVDQKMPQVINDCIWCAYEVLATIVVISLSTPIFLAVIVPIAFLYYFAQRFYVATSRQLMRLESVSRSPIYSHFSETVTGASTIRAYNVGDRFIEESDAKVDKNQVCKYPSVIANRWLAIRLEMVGNLIILFASLFAVLGGQTNPGLVGLSVSYALQVTQTLNWLVRMSSDIETNIVSVERIKEYGETKQEAPWELEQDKNKPKNWPQEGRVEFQNFQVRYREGLDLVLRGVSFNIQGGEKVGIVGRTGAGKSSLTLALFRIIEAAGGRISIDGVDIASMGLHMLRSRLTIIPQDPVLFSGSLRINLDPFEIKTDDEIWKALELSHLKSFVKSLAAGLNHEISEGGENLSVGQRQLVCLARALLRKTKVLVLDEATAAVDLETDDLIQKTIRTEFKECTVLTIAHRLNTILDSDKVIVLDKGQITEFASPTELLDNPKSAFYSMAKDANLV, via the exons ATGGCGGAGGACACAAGTTCGCCGATGGACAGATTTTGCGGATCCACATTCTGG AACGCGACGCAAACATGGTGGACCAACGATCCGGACTTCACGCCGTGCTTTGAGCAGACGGCCCTGGTCTGGACACCCTGCGCCTTCTACTGGGTGTTCGTGATCTTCGACTTCTATTACCTGAAGGCGAGTCTGGACAGGAATATTCCCTGGAACAAGCTGAACGTGACCAAAGCGCTGGTGAATCTGGGTCTGCTGGTAATCACTGCCTTGGACCTGATTATGGCCCTGATCAAGAAGGGCGGCGACTCCGAGCTGCCCCTCTACGACCTGGATGTCTGGGGTCCCATTATTAAGTTCGCCACCTTCCTGTTGGTCTTCATATTCATACCACTGAACCGGAAGTACGGCGTGCAGACCACTGGATGTCAGTTCATCTTCTGGTTCCTGCTTACTGTGCTGTCGATTCCCCGCTGCCGCACAGAAGTTCGCCTGGAGTCGGAGCGACAGAAGATTTTGGATTCGCAGCAGCCCTCCGAGCAGGACTTTTCCTGGGAGGAGTACCAGTTCGTTAGCTTCTTTATCTTCTTCACCTTCACCAGCATTATGCTGATTCTGAACTGCTTCGCGGACGGATTGCCCAGGCAGACCAAGTACCAAAGGGGGGAGAACGAGATTCCCGAGCTATCAGCCAGTTTCCTTTCCAGGATCACCTATCAGTGGTTCGACAAAATGGCCCTCAAGGGCTATCGCAACCCATTGGAGGAGAAGGATCTGTGGGACCTGAGGCCCCAGGACAGCTGCTCCGAAGTCATGCCCATCTTTGCCCACCACTGGAACCAGAACGTGCGCAAGAACTACAAGAACAAGGCCCGCGTAGAACCTAAGGCCCAGTTTAGCAATGGCAACGTGACCTTTGAGAATCCCCACGGAGAAAAGAATGGTCGCAAAAAAGGCATGGCCAGTATTATGCCACCAATTTACAAGTCCTTTGGCGGTGTCTTTTTGTTCGGCGCTCTGATGAAGTTGTTCACCGACACCCTGACATTTGCCCAGCCCCAAGTCCTGAGCTTGATCATCAGCTTCGTTGAGGCCAAAGAAGCCGAGCCCGAATGGAAGGGTATTATGTACTCTGTCCTACTTTTCGTATTGGCCGCTGCCCAGACCTTTATTCTTGGTCAGTACTTCCACCGCATGTTCATCGTGGGCCTGCGAATCAGGACAGCTTTAATCAACGCCATCTACCGCAAGGCCCTGCGCATTTCGAACTCCACCAAAAAGGAGTCCACCGTGGGCGAGATCGTCAACTTGATGGCCGTGGATGCCCAGCGATTCATGGAACTGACAACCTACCTGAACATGATCTGGTCGGCGCCCCTGCAGATCGGTCTGGCCCTGTATTTCCTCTGGCAGCAACTGGGACCGTCTGTGCTGGCCGGTTTGGCTGTGATGATTATCCTGATCCCTGTGAACGGAGTGATTGCTAGTCGCATTAAGACCTACCAGATCAGACAGATGAAGTACAAAGATGAGCGTGTTAAGTTGATGAACGAAGTACTGAGTGGCATTAAG GTTCTCAAACTGTACGCCTGGGAACCGAGCTTCGAGAAGCAAGTGTTGGACATCCGTGACAAGGAGATTGCGACGCTCCGATCCACTGCCTATTTGAACGCGGGAACATCGTTCTTGTGGTCCTGTGCCCCCTTCCTG GTTTCCTTGGTCACGTTCGCCACTTACGTGCTGACCAGCGAGGCGAATCAGCTGAGCGTCGAGAAGGTGTTAGTCTCAATCAACCTCTTCGACCTCATGAAACTCCCGCTGACCATCCTGCCCATGCTGAGTGTTGACATAGCCGAG ACGCAAGTTTCTGTGAATCGTATCAATAAGTTCCTGAACAGTGAGGAACTGGATCCCAATAGCGTTCTCCACGATTCCTCCAAAC CCCACCCAATGAGCATTGAGAATGGCGAGTTCTCTTGGGGTGATGAGATCACGCTGCGCAACATTAACATCGAGGTGAAGAAGAGCAGCCTGGTGGCCCTGGTTGGCACGGTCGGTTCCGGCAAGTCGTCTGTAGTGCAGGCTTTCCTCGgtgaaatggaaaaacttGCGGGCGTTGTCAACACTGTGGGCAAGTTGGCCTATGTACCGCAGCAGGCGTGGATTCAGAATGCGACGGTGAGGGACAACATCCTCTTTGGGCAGACGTACGACCGAAAGCGCTACAACAAGGTGATCGACGCCTGTGCCCTGCGTGCCGATATCGACATCCTGTCGGCTGGAGATCTCACGGAAATCGGTGAGAAAGGCATTAATTTATCAGGTGGCCAGAAGCAGCGCATCTCGTTGGCCCGTGCTGTGTACAGCGATGCCGATCTGTATCTGCTGGATGATCCTCTGAGCGCCGTGGACGCCCATGTGGGCAAGCACATCTTTGAGGAAGTTATCGGACCCAAGGGTATACTCGCACGAAAATCCCGCGTGCTGGTCACCCACGGCGTCACTTTCTTGCCCCAGGTGGACAGCATCTATGTGTTGAAAATGGGCGAAATTAGCGAGAGCGGTACATTCGATCAACTGGTGAAGAACAAGGGCGCCTTCGCCGACTTCATTATCCAGCATCTGCAGGAGGGCaacgaagaggaggaggagcttaATCAGATCAAGCGCCAGATCTCCAGCACCGGAGATGTCCCTGAGCTGTTAGGCACTGTCGAAAAGGCCATTAAGTTGGCGCGCACGGAAAGCTTGTCAGATTCCAT CTCCGTTACATCCGCTGATAGTTTGATGGGCGGCGGTGGAAGTCTCCGCCGGCGAGCCAAGCGCCAAGACTCCCACGATTCCGTTGCGTCTGCCGCTTCCCTGAAAAAGAAGCAGGAGGTCGAGGGCAAACTGATTGAAACTGAGAAATCACAGACTGGTGGCGTGGAGTTCGCAGTGTACAAGCATTACATCAAGAGTGTTGGCATCTTCCTATCGGTTGCCACATTGGTACTCAACTTTGTATTCCAAGCTTTCCAAATCGGCTCGAATCTGTGGCTCACTAAATGGGCGAACGATGAAAAAGTCGCCAACGACACTGGCCTCAGGGACATGTATCTGGGTGTTTATGGTGCCTTCGGATTTGGTCAAG GTTTCACGTCATTCTTTTCGGACCTGGCTCCGGCGCTGGGTAGCCTGCATGCCGCAAGAGTCCTGCACTCGATGCTCCTCGAAAATGTGCTGAGAGCACCAATGACCATGTTCGATACGACGCCGGTGGGTCGCATCTTGTCCCGATTCTCGAAAGACGTTGAATCGGTTGACCAGAAAATGCCGCAGGTCATTAATGATTGCATTTGGTGTGCATACGAG GTTCTGGCTACCATTGTGGTTATTAGTCTGTCCACGCCCATTTTCCTGGCCGTGATCGTGCCCATCGCCTTCCTGTACTACTTCGCCCAGCGCTTCTACGTGGCCACTTCGCGGCAGCTGATGCGTCTGGAATCCGTCTCCCGATCGCCAATCTACTCGCACTTCAGCGAAACCGTCACCGGAGCATCGACCATTCGTGCCTACAATGTGGGAGATCG TTTTATTGAGGAATCTGATGCCAAGGTGGACAAGAACCAGGTCTGCAAGTACCCGTCCGTGATTGCCAACCGTTGGCTGGCCATTCGTTTGGAGATGGTTGGCAATCTGATTATTCTGTTCGCATCGCTCTTCGCCGTCCTTGGAGGTCAAACCAATCCCGGCCTGGTGGGTCTGTCGGTAAGCTACGCCCTGCAGGTGACCCAAACCCTCAACTGGCTGGTGCGCATGTCATCCGACATTGAGACGAACATCGTGTCCGTGGAGCGCATCAAGGAGTACGGCGAGACCAAGCAGGAGGCTCCCtgggagctggagcaggacaAGAACAAGCCCAAGAACTGGCCACAGGAGGGACGCGTTGAGTTCCAGAACTTCCAGGTGCGCTATCGCGAAGGTCTGGATCTGGTGCTGCGCGGTGTTAGTTTCAATATCCAGGGTGGCGAGAAGGTCGGCATCGTTGGTCGCACGGGTGCCGGTAAATCCAGTCTCACATTGGCCTTGTTCAG AATAATTGAAGCCGCCGGTGGTCGCATCTCCATCGATGGCGTGGACATTGCCTCAATGGGTCTGCACATGCTGCGTTCCCGCCTGACAATTATCCCCCAGGATCCAGTGCTCTTCTCTGGCTCGCTGCGCATCAACTTGGATCCTTTTGAAATCAAAACCGACGACGAAATCTGGAAGGCTCTGGAGCTGTCCCATCTGAAGTCCTTTGTAAAAAGTTTGGCAGCTGGTCTGAATCACGAAATTTCCGAGGGTGGTGAGAATCTGTCAGTGGGCCAGCGCCAGTTGGTTTGTTTGGCGCGTGCTCTGCTGCGAAAGACCAAGGTTCTGGTGTTGGACGAAGCCACCGCTGCTGTGGATCTGGAAACCGATGATTTGATTCAG AAAACCATCCGAACGGAGTTCAAGGAATGCACAGTACTCACAATTGCCCATCGCTTGAACACTATTTTGGACTCGGACAAGGTCATCGTGCTGGACAAGGGCCAGATCACTGAGTTCGCTTCGCCCACGGAGCTGCTAGACAATCCCAAGTCGGCCTTCTATAGCATGGCCAAGGACGCCAACCTAGTTTAA
- the LOC6527417 gene encoding multidrug resistance-associated protein 1 isoform X13, translating to MAEDTSSPMDRFCGSTFWNATQTWWTNDPDFTPCFEQTALVWTPCAFYWVFVIFDFYYLKASLDRNIPWNKLNVTKALVNLGLLVITALDLIMALIKKGGDSELPLYDLDVWGPIIKFATFLLVFIFIPLNRKYGVQTTGCQFIFWFLLTVLSIPRCRTEVRLESERQKILDSQQPSEQDFSWEEYQFVSFFIFFTFTSIMLILNCFADGLPRQTKYQRGENEIPELSASFLSRITYQWFDKMALKGYRNPLEEKDLWDLRPQDSCSEVMPIFAHHWNQNVRKNYKNKARVEPKAQFSNGNVTFENPHGEKNGRKKGMASIMPPIYKSFGGVFLFGALMKLFTDTLTFAQPQVLSLIISFVEAKEAEPEWKGIMYSVLLFVLAAAQTFILGQYFHRMFIVGLRIRTALINAIYRKALRISNSTKKESTVGEIVNLMAVDAQRFMELTTYLNMIWSAPLQIGLALYFLWQQLGPSVLAGLAVMIILIPVNGVIASRIKTYQIRQMKYKDERVKLMNEVLSGIKVLKLYAWEPSFEKQVLDIRDKEIATLRSTAYLNAGTSFLWSCAPFLVSLVTFATYVLTSEANQLSVEKVLVSINLFDLMKLPLTILPMLSVDIAETQVSVNRINKFLNSEELDPNSVLHDSSKPHPMSIENGEFSWGDEITLRNINIEVKKSSLVALVGTVGSGKSSVVQAFLGEMEKLAGVVNTVGKLAYVPQQAWIQNATVRDNILFGQTYDRKRYNKVIDACALRADIDILSAGDLTEIGEKGINLSGGQKQRISLARAVYSDADLYLLDDPLSAVDAHVGKHIFEEVIGPKGILARKSRVLVTHGVTFLPQVDSIYVLKMGEISESGTFDQLVKNKGAFADFIIQHLQEGNEEEEELNQIKRQISSTGDVPELLGTVEKAIKLARTESLSDSISVTSADSLMGGGGSLRRRAKRQDSHDSVASAASLKKKQEVEGKLIETEKSQTGGVEFAVYKHYIKSVGIFLSVATLVLNFVFQAFQIGSNLWLTKWANDEKVANDTGLRDMYLGVYGAFGFGQGLCNYGAAISLFTATLHASSRVFHRLFNNIMHCPSEFFDTTPKGRILDRCSSDVNCLDLVMPLNIRMVLSTAFQVLATIVVISLSTPIFLAVIVPIAFLYYFAQRFYVATSRQLMRLESVSRSPIYSHFSETVTGASTIRAYNVGDRFIEESDAKVDKNQVCKYPSVIANRWLAIRLEMVGNLIILFASLFAVLGGQTNPGLVGLSVSYALQVTQTLNWLVRMSSDIETNIVSVERIKEYGETKQEAPWELEQDKNKPKNWPQEGRVEFQNFQVRYREGLDLVLRGVSFNIQGGEKVGIVGRTGAGKSSLTLALFRIIEAAGGRISIDGVDIASMGLHMLRSRLTIIPQDPVLFSGSLRINLDPFEIKTDDEIWKALELSHLKSFVKSLAAGLNHEISEGGENLSVGQRQLVCLARALLRKTKVLVLDEATAAVDLETDDLIQKTIRTEFKECTVLTIAHRLNTILDSDKVIVLDKGQITEFASPTELLDNPKSAFYSMAKDANLV from the exons ATGGCGGAGGACACAAGTTCGCCGATGGACAGATTTTGCGGATCCACATTCTGG AACGCGACGCAAACATGGTGGACCAACGATCCGGACTTCACGCCGTGCTTTGAGCAGACGGCCCTGGTCTGGACACCCTGCGCCTTCTACTGGGTGTTCGTGATCTTCGACTTCTATTACCTGAAGGCGAGTCTGGACAGGAATATTCCCTGGAACAAGCTGAACGTGACCAAAGCGCTGGTGAATCTGGGTCTGCTGGTAATCACTGCCTTGGACCTGATTATGGCCCTGATCAAGAAGGGCGGCGACTCCGAGCTGCCCCTCTACGACCTGGATGTCTGGGGTCCCATTATTAAGTTCGCCACCTTCCTGTTGGTCTTCATATTCATACCACTGAACCGGAAGTACGGCGTGCAGACCACTGGATGTCAGTTCATCTTCTGGTTCCTGCTTACTGTGCTGTCGATTCCCCGCTGCCGCACAGAAGTTCGCCTGGAGTCGGAGCGACAGAAGATTTTGGATTCGCAGCAGCCCTCCGAGCAGGACTTTTCCTGGGAGGAGTACCAGTTCGTTAGCTTCTTTATCTTCTTCACCTTCACCAGCATTATGCTGATTCTGAACTGCTTCGCGGACGGATTGCCCAGGCAGACCAAGTACCAAAGGGGGGAGAACGAGATTCCCGAGCTATCAGCCAGTTTCCTTTCCAGGATCACCTATCAGTGGTTCGACAAAATGGCCCTCAAGGGCTATCGCAACCCATTGGAGGAGAAGGATCTGTGGGACCTGAGGCCCCAGGACAGCTGCTCCGAAGTCATGCCCATCTTTGCCCACCACTGGAACCAGAACGTGCGCAAGAACTACAAGAACAAGGCCCGCGTAGAACCTAAGGCCCAGTTTAGCAATGGCAACGTGACCTTTGAGAATCCCCACGGAGAAAAGAATGGTCGCAAAAAAGGCATGGCCAGTATTATGCCACCAATTTACAAGTCCTTTGGCGGTGTCTTTTTGTTCGGCGCTCTGATGAAGTTGTTCACCGACACCCTGACATTTGCCCAGCCCCAAGTCCTGAGCTTGATCATCAGCTTCGTTGAGGCCAAAGAAGCCGAGCCCGAATGGAAGGGTATTATGTACTCTGTCCTACTTTTCGTATTGGCCGCTGCCCAGACCTTTATTCTTGGTCAGTACTTCCACCGCATGTTCATCGTGGGCCTGCGAATCAGGACAGCTTTAATCAACGCCATCTACCGCAAGGCCCTGCGCATTTCGAACTCCACCAAAAAGGAGTCCACCGTGGGCGAGATCGTCAACTTGATGGCCGTGGATGCCCAGCGATTCATGGAACTGACAACCTACCTGAACATGATCTGGTCGGCGCCCCTGCAGATCGGTCTGGCCCTGTATTTCCTCTGGCAGCAACTGGGACCGTCTGTGCTGGCCGGTTTGGCTGTGATGATTATCCTGATCCCTGTGAACGGAGTGATTGCTAGTCGCATTAAGACCTACCAGATCAGACAGATGAAGTACAAAGATGAGCGTGTTAAGTTGATGAACGAAGTACTGAGTGGCATTAAG GTTCTCAAACTGTACGCCTGGGAACCGAGCTTCGAGAAGCAAGTGTTGGACATCCGTGACAAGGAGATTGCGACGCTCCGATCCACTGCCTATTTGAACGCGGGAACATCGTTCTTGTGGTCCTGTGCCCCCTTCCTG GTTTCCTTGGTCACGTTCGCCACTTACGTGCTGACCAGCGAGGCGAATCAGCTGAGCGTCGAGAAGGTGTTAGTCTCAATCAACCTCTTCGACCTCATGAAACTCCCGCTGACCATCCTGCCCATGCTGAGTGTTGACATAGCCGAG ACGCAAGTTTCTGTGAATCGTATCAATAAGTTCCTGAACAGTGAGGAACTGGATCCCAATAGCGTTCTCCACGATTCCTCCAAAC CCCACCCAATGAGCATTGAGAATGGCGAGTTCTCTTGGGGTGATGAGATCACGCTGCGCAACATTAACATCGAGGTGAAGAAGAGCAGCCTGGTGGCCCTGGTTGGCACGGTCGGTTCCGGCAAGTCGTCTGTAGTGCAGGCTTTCCTCGgtgaaatggaaaaacttGCGGGCGTTGTCAACACTGTGGGCAAGTTGGCCTATGTACCGCAGCAGGCGTGGATTCAGAATGCGACGGTGAGGGACAACATCCTCTTTGGGCAGACGTACGACCGAAAGCGCTACAACAAGGTGATCGACGCCTGTGCCCTGCGTGCCGATATCGACATCCTGTCGGCTGGAGATCTCACGGAAATCGGTGAGAAAGGCATTAATTTATCAGGTGGCCAGAAGCAGCGCATCTCGTTGGCCCGTGCTGTGTACAGCGATGCCGATCTGTATCTGCTGGATGATCCTCTGAGCGCCGTGGACGCCCATGTGGGCAAGCACATCTTTGAGGAAGTTATCGGACCCAAGGGTATACTCGCACGAAAATCCCGCGTGCTGGTCACCCACGGCGTCACTTTCTTGCCCCAGGTGGACAGCATCTATGTGTTGAAAATGGGCGAAATTAGCGAGAGCGGTACATTCGATCAACTGGTGAAGAACAAGGGCGCCTTCGCCGACTTCATTATCCAGCATCTGCAGGAGGGCaacgaagaggaggaggagcttaATCAGATCAAGCGCCAGATCTCCAGCACCGGAGATGTCCCTGAGCTGTTAGGCACTGTCGAAAAGGCCATTAAGTTGGCGCGCACGGAAAGCTTGTCAGATTCCAT CTCCGTTACATCCGCTGATAGTTTGATGGGCGGCGGTGGAAGTCTCCGCCGGCGAGCCAAGCGCCAAGACTCCCACGATTCCGTTGCGTCTGCCGCTTCCCTGAAAAAGAAGCAGGAGGTCGAGGGCAAACTGATTGAAACTGAGAAATCACAGACTGGTGGCGTGGAGTTCGCAGTGTACAAGCATTACATCAAGAGTGTTGGCATCTTCCTATCGGTTGCCACATTGGTACTCAACTTTGTATTCCAAGCTTTCCAAATCGGCTCGAATCTGTGGCTCACTAAATGGGCGAACGATGAAAAAGTCGCCAACGACACTGGCCTCAGGGACATGTATCTGGGTGTTTATGGTGCCTTCGGATTTGGTCAAG GTCTTTGCAATTACGGCGCCGCCATATCACTTTTTACAGCCACCCTACACGCCTCATCCAGAGTTTTCCATCGACTCTTTAACAACATCATGCATTGTCCCTCCGAGTTTTTCGATACCACGCCCAAGGGTCGGATTTTGGATCGCTGCTCAAGCGATGTCAATTGCTTGGACTTGGTAATGCCGCTCAATATAAGAATGGTCTTGAGCACGGCATTTCAG GTTCTGGCTACCATTGTGGTTATTAGTCTGTCCACGCCCATTTTCCTGGCCGTGATCGTGCCCATCGCCTTCCTGTACTACTTCGCCCAGCGCTTCTACGTGGCCACTTCGCGGCAGCTGATGCGTCTGGAATCCGTCTCCCGATCGCCAATCTACTCGCACTTCAGCGAAACCGTCACCGGAGCATCGACCATTCGTGCCTACAATGTGGGAGATCG TTTTATTGAGGAATCTGATGCCAAGGTGGACAAGAACCAGGTCTGCAAGTACCCGTCCGTGATTGCCAACCGTTGGCTGGCCATTCGTTTGGAGATGGTTGGCAATCTGATTATTCTGTTCGCATCGCTCTTCGCCGTCCTTGGAGGTCAAACCAATCCCGGCCTGGTGGGTCTGTCGGTAAGCTACGCCCTGCAGGTGACCCAAACCCTCAACTGGCTGGTGCGCATGTCATCCGACATTGAGACGAACATCGTGTCCGTGGAGCGCATCAAGGAGTACGGCGAGACCAAGCAGGAGGCTCCCtgggagctggagcaggacaAGAACAAGCCCAAGAACTGGCCACAGGAGGGACGCGTTGAGTTCCAGAACTTCCAGGTGCGCTATCGCGAAGGTCTGGATCTGGTGCTGCGCGGTGTTAGTTTCAATATCCAGGGTGGCGAGAAGGTCGGCATCGTTGGTCGCACGGGTGCCGGTAAATCCAGTCTCACATTGGCCTTGTTCAG AATAATTGAAGCCGCCGGTGGTCGCATCTCCATCGATGGCGTGGACATTGCCTCAATGGGTCTGCACATGCTGCGTTCCCGCCTGACAATTATCCCCCAGGATCCAGTGCTCTTCTCTGGCTCGCTGCGCATCAACTTGGATCCTTTTGAAATCAAAACCGACGACGAAATCTGGAAGGCTCTGGAGCTGTCCCATCTGAAGTCCTTTGTAAAAAGTTTGGCAGCTGGTCTGAATCACGAAATTTCCGAGGGTGGTGAGAATCTGTCAGTGGGCCAGCGCCAGTTGGTTTGTTTGGCGCGTGCTCTGCTGCGAAAGACCAAGGTTCTGGTGTTGGACGAAGCCACCGCTGCTGTGGATCTGGAAACCGATGATTTGATTCAG AAAACCATCCGAACGGAGTTCAAGGAATGCACAGTACTCACAATTGCCCATCGCTTGAACACTATTTTGGACTCGGACAAGGTCATCGTGCTGGACAAGGGCCAGATCACTGAGTTCGCTTCGCCCACGGAGCTGCTAGACAATCCCAAGTCGGCCTTCTATAGCATGGCCAAGGACGCCAACCTAGTTTAA